In Bacteroidota bacterium, the sequence AATGTTGTTGTAAAATTTGTTTTGCTTTTTGAGCGACCGAAGATGTAGAATCAAGGGCTATACATTTGTTGAACCAAAAAGCGGCTTTTACAGAATTTCCATTCTGCCAATTTACGATGCCCAAATTAAAATGTCCCAAAACATGTTTGGGAGAATATTTTAGGGCTTCTTCCATTGTGCTTATTGCAGTTTCGAAATACTCTTTCTGTTTTAATGTATCCTCATAAGCCATCTGGTAATAGCTTACGCCGAGATCGATACGGGCATCAGCATTTTTCGAGTTTTGATCTAAATATTTAGTGTAAGTTTCGATAGATTTTAGAAGGTTACCGCTATCTTGATACAAATGTGCCAGATTCAACAATGATTCGATGTCTGATGGATTCTCTTTGATTGCTTTTTCAAGTCGGACAATTTCAGCCTTCATACTTTCCATCTGTGCAACGTCGTG encodes:
- a CDS encoding tetratricopeptide repeat protein; translation: MKNSKHLFAIAAIIASVALIVYLMRQPATPENTAEHEGHVHNDDEQHSHDVAQMESMKAEIVRLEKAIKENPSDIESLLNLAHLYQDSGNLLKSIETYTKYLDQNSKNADARIDLGVSYYQMAYEDTLKQKEYFETAISTMEEALKYSPKHVLGHFNLGIVNWQNGNSVKAAFWFNKCIALDSTSSVAQKAKQILQQHLIN